The following coding sequences are from one Streptomyces sp. NBC_01294 window:
- a CDS encoding SsgA family sporulation/cell division regulator yields the protein MNTTVSCELHLRLVVSSESSLPVPAGLRYDTADPYAVHATFHTGAEETVEWVFARDLLAEGLHRPTGTGDVRVWPSRSHGQGVVCIALSSPEGEALLEAPARALESFLKRTDAAVPPGTEHRHFDLDKELSHILAES from the coding sequence ATGAACACCACGGTCAGCTGCGAGCTGCACCTGCGCCTCGTTGTGTCGAGCGAGTCCTCACTGCCTGTTCCCGCGGGCCTGCGGTATGACACGGCCGACCCCTACGCCGTGCACGCCACCTTCCACACCGGCGCCGAGGAGACGGTCGAATGGGTATTCGCCCGCGACCTCCTCGCGGAGGGCCTCCACCGGCCCACCGGTACCGGCGACGTCCGCGTCTGGCCGTCCCGCAGCCACGGTCAGGGCGTCGTCTGCATCGCCCTGAGCTCACCGGAGGGAGAAGCACTGCTCGAAGCACCCGCCCGAGCACTCGAGTCGTTCCTCAAGCGGACGGACGCCGCGGTCCCACCCGGGACCGAACACCGGCACTTCGACCTCGACAAGGAGCTCTCCCACATCCTGGCCGAAAGCTGA
- a CDS encoding CGNR zinc finger domain-containing protein, with the protein MQIPHDTRRALDVVVALVNTAAEADQPDGLSDIGALRAFVQEYSISDVGELSARDLAGVRTVRSKFAQVFASPHPRAASVLINELVATAGTTPQLTDHDGYDWHVHYFAPGASVGDHLAADGGMALAFIVVSGEQERLRRCEAPDCRRAFVDLSRNRSRRYCDSRTCGNRLHVAAYRARRKEADAGPSEHEEVVHGSEQQQDADHR; encoded by the coding sequence GTGCAGATCCCACACGACACCCGTCGCGCGCTCGACGTCGTCGTCGCGCTGGTGAACACCGCGGCCGAGGCCGACCAGCCCGACGGGCTCTCTGACATCGGCGCCCTGCGCGCTTTCGTCCAGGAGTACTCGATCAGCGACGTCGGCGAGCTCAGCGCCCGCGACCTGGCCGGCGTGCGGACCGTGCGCAGCAAGTTCGCCCAGGTCTTCGCCTCGCCGCACCCCCGTGCCGCGTCCGTGCTGATCAACGAGCTGGTGGCGACCGCGGGCACCACCCCGCAGCTGACCGACCACGACGGCTACGACTGGCACGTGCACTACTTCGCCCCGGGCGCGTCGGTGGGCGACCACCTGGCGGCCGACGGCGGCATGGCGCTCGCCTTCATCGTGGTCTCCGGCGAACAGGAGCGGCTGCGCCGCTGCGAGGCCCCGGACTGCCGGCGCGCCTTCGTGGACCTGTCCCGCAACCGCTCGCGGCGCTACTGCGACAGCCGGACCTGCGGGAACCGGCTGCACGTGGCGGCGTACCGGGCGCGGCGCAAGGAGGCCGACGCGGGGCCCTCAGAGCATGAAGAGGTCGTGCACGGCAGCGAGCAGCAGCAGGATGCCGATCACCGCTAG